In the Halodesulfovibrio sp. genome, one interval contains:
- a CDS encoding DUF2065 domain-containing protein — MQIDWNLLLTALGLAFVLEGLPYVLFADKLPKYLREIAERGPNALRYMGLTAISVGVLLVWLVRH, encoded by the coding sequence ATGCAGATCGATTGGAATTTACTACTTACAGCGCTGGGGCTTGCATTTGTTCTCGAAGGTCTTCCTTATGTCCTTTTTGCGGACAAGCTTCCTAAGTACTTACGTGAAATTGCAGAACGAGGTCCTAACGCATTGCGTTACATGGGCTTAACCGCCATTTCTGTCGGTGTTCTGCTTGTATGGCTTGTACGCCATTAG
- a CDS encoding ubiquinone/menaquinone biosynthesis methyltransferase, with translation MQCSPNEHAREVSGMFSRIARWYDFLNHLLSGGMDFYWRQQLVKATVPGKTGLMLDLAAGTMDVSLEIVRRYPQIKVAALDYCRPMLTTGRKKLTKGRDRRIFPVHADGRTLPLPDNSVDCATISFGIRNIIPREQAFKELNRVLVPGGRLCILEFGTGKHPVWKGFYNLYLKKILPAIGKVFSGDAGAYQYLADTIMAFPTASELSAEMVHAGFDRVYYKPMTSGIVYLHVAQKKAE, from the coding sequence ATGCAATGTTCACCAAATGAACATGCCCGCGAAGTTTCCGGCATGTTCAGTCGTATTGCCCGTTGGTATGACTTTTTGAACCATCTGCTTAGCGGTGGGATGGATTTTTACTGGCGGCAGCAGCTTGTAAAGGCAACAGTACCGGGTAAGACGGGGCTGATGCTCGATCTTGCCGCTGGTACAATGGATGTCTCATTAGAAATTGTACGGCGGTACCCGCAAATAAAAGTGGCTGCGCTGGATTATTGTCGTCCTATGCTGACTACTGGTCGTAAGAAGCTGACCAAGGGGCGTGACAGGCGTATTTTCCCTGTACATGCGGACGGCAGAACATTGCCGTTACCGGATAATAGCGTAGATTGTGCAACAATTTCGTTTGGTATCCGAAATATTATTCCGCGCGAGCAAGCATTTAAAGAGCTTAATCGAGTACTTGTGCCGGGCGGAAGATTGTGTATTCTAGAATTTGGTACGGGTAAGCATCCGGTATGGAAAGGATTTTATAATTTGTACCTGAAGAAAATTCTTCCGGCGATAGGTAAAGTTTTTTCCGGTGATGCAGGTGCATACCAGTATCTTGCAGATACTATTATGGCGTTCCCTACAGCTTCTGAACTGAGTGCAGAAATGGTACACGCCGGTTTTGACCGTGTGTATTACAAGCCGATGACATCGGGTATTGTGTATTTGCATGTAGCACAGAAGAAGGCTGAATAG
- a CDS encoding DVU0298 family protein — translation MARFRALKTELRSLLEQPDWEESLQYIVSLPATQTVGPLMSFFLFGGEMKWRAITAFGLVMGKLAKEDIEQARIIMRRLLWHMNEESGNIGWGIAEAMAEAMINSKVLANEYNRMLHSYVRETTDDDNYLDHPPLRRGVYWGLGRMAKKYPELMLPSTRALSWGLQDEDSEGRGLSAWALGFLGTEANLPALRTLLDDTSNVELFDDRTVCCSNVSQLAQKAINRIEKRNTDA, via the coding sequence ATGGCAAGATTCCGTGCATTAAAAACAGAACTTCGTTCCCTACTGGAGCAGCCGGACTGGGAAGAGTCTTTGCAATACATTGTTTCACTCCCTGCAACACAAACAGTAGGGCCGTTAATGTCGTTTTTCCTTTTCGGTGGAGAAATGAAATGGCGCGCCATTACTGCATTTGGTCTAGTGATGGGAAAACTTGCCAAAGAAGATATTGAGCAAGCGCGCATCATCATGCGTCGCCTGCTATGGCATATGAATGAAGAGTCTGGAAATATTGGCTGGGGTATTGCCGAAGCCATGGCAGAAGCCATGATTAACAGCAAAGTGCTAGCGAATGAATACAACAGAATGCTGCATTCATACGTCCGAGAGACCACAGATGATGATAACTATCTCGACCACCCGCCACTTCGCCGAGGAGTGTATTGGGGACTTGGAAGGATGGCGAAAAAATATCCAGAATTGATGCTCCCATCGACCAGAGCATTATCGTGGGGCTTGCAGGACGAAGACAGCGAAGGTCGTGGACTCTCCGCATGGGCATTAGGTTTTCTCGGTACTGAAGCAAACCTCCCTGCACTGCGAACATTATTGGATGACACCTCAAACGTAGAGCTATTCGACGACAGAACAGTCTGTTGCTCAAATGTTTCGCAACTTGCCCAAAAAGCTATAAACCGAATTGAAAAACGAAATACTGATGCGTAA